A genomic segment from Chitinophaga flava encodes:
- a CDS encoding DUF1735 domain-containing protein, with translation MKKHFNLIYISLLAVTMQSCLKDKFGASLSDIPGTKIVELAPVDDGATASIDSRMKTINRLPSTLKAVDTITIPVYLGSTTGTSDQDITVTLARDTAAITKYNIAKGTNWTFFPENTIISENLKVTIPAGKNVGYFKLLVNTLNVKSDDKYMVAYNIAEVPKPLSISADRFYVYYKLVVRNKYDGLYSFRPGGMTDYQFAENVAISNTTVDLVTIDDSTCIMRDAYAYKNSGPDPYGKPLNAHIFWSTTNNNWNWYGYFCPVLHFDPNGSGQIIRVTNYFGQPDPARGRYAVLSPAPAEAAASKWDPATRSVKVYYLMYDGTFKGGWQGSKVWFYDNLTFVSDRP, from the coding sequence ATGAAAAAACATTTTAACCTGATATATATAAGTCTTCTGGCAGTAACGATGCAGTCCTGCCTGAAAGATAAATTTGGCGCATCCCTGTCGGATATTCCTGGCACCAAAATCGTGGAACTGGCGCCTGTAGATGATGGCGCTACCGCTTCAATTGATAGTCGTATGAAAACGATTAACCGGTTGCCTTCTACCCTGAAAGCTGTAGATACTATTACTATTCCGGTTTATCTCGGCAGTACTACCGGTACTTCAGACCAGGATATAACGGTGACGCTTGCACGAGATACCGCAGCTATCACCAAATACAACATCGCTAAAGGAACAAACTGGACTTTTTTTCCGGAGAACACGATCATCAGCGAAAATTTAAAAGTGACGATACCTGCAGGTAAAAATGTAGGCTACTTTAAACTACTGGTGAATACCCTGAATGTAAAATCGGACGACAAATATATGGTCGCCTATAACATTGCTGAAGTACCAAAGCCTTTATCTATCAGTGCCGACAGGTTCTATGTGTACTACAAACTGGTTGTTAGAAACAAATACGATGGTCTTTATTCCTTCCGCCCCGGCGGTATGACCGACTACCAATTCGCCGAGAATGTTGCTATTAGCAATACCACTGTCGACCTGGTGACCATAGATGATTCCACCTGCATTATGAGAGACGCCTACGCATATAAGAACTCCGGCCCTGATCCGTATGGCAAGCCATTAAATGCACATATATTCTGGAGTACTACCAACAACAACTGGAACTGGTACGGATACTTTTGCCCGGTATTACATTTTGATCCCAATGGAAGTGGTCAGATCATCCGTGTAACCAATTACTTCGGACAGCCTGACCCTGCAAGGGGACGTTATGCTGTTTTAAGTCCTGCTCCGGCAGAAGCTGCCGCTTCTAAATGGGACCCGGCCACCAGGAGTGTAAAGGTTTATTACTTAATGTACGATGGCACTTTTAAAGGAGGATGGCAGGGTTCTAAAGTATGGTTCTACGATAACCTGACTTTTGTAAGCGACAGACCCTAA
- a CDS encoding zinc metalloprotease, protein MQPKYIILAALLLCLSCSKSNQQQELSFENNLTSIKPTDNIWFNKKVDFSKSKNIRVFVDNRLSGADGNVVAQAINAAIPVAQKYLSQISPNINITSITYGDVLPALGSTYDVVIRADNSGTNAAPAWSHIPDGTGKVGDLMSVNLDLNQTTLSWAHVYYTRLIIHEFLHILGYGHTGAVSGGDYDTNVVEMAIPNTHNTVQDPSLAIMSSYNSTYSLTGYNGAPADFDAGTNPYYVFTKGDLAQLNWYYTLKPPYDVY, encoded by the coding sequence ATGCAACCAAAATATATTATCCTGGCAGCACTGTTACTTTGCCTGAGCTGCTCTAAATCAAACCAGCAGCAGGAGCTGTCTTTCGAAAACAACCTGACAAGCATTAAGCCTACAGACAATATCTGGTTTAATAAAAAGGTAGATTTTTCAAAAAGTAAAAACATCAGGGTATTTGTCGATAACAGGCTTTCAGGCGCCGATGGAAATGTAGTCGCACAAGCCATCAATGCTGCGATTCCGGTAGCCCAGAAGTATCTCAGTCAGATATCTCCCAATATCAACATCACCAGCATCACTTATGGCGATGTACTTCCGGCATTAGGAAGCACTTATGATGTGGTGATCAGAGCAGATAACAGCGGAACAAACGCTGCACCTGCATGGTCGCATATTCCCGATGGTACAGGAAAGGTCGGAGATTTGATGTCTGTCAACCTGGATTTAAATCAAACTACGCTATCCTGGGCGCATGTATATTATACCAGACTAATCATCCACGAATTCCTGCACATCCTTGGTTATGGACACACCGGCGCGGTATCCGGCGGGGACTATGACACCAATGTAGTGGAAATGGCGATTCCCAACACACATAATACAGTACAGGATCCTTCTCTCGCAATCATGTCGAGCTACAACTCCACCTATTCCCTGACAGGATATAACGGCGCACCAGCCGATTTTGATGCAGGTACCAACCCTTATTATGTTTTTACAAAGGGAGACCTGGCACAATTAAACTGGTACTATACCCTGAAGCCACCGTATGATGTTTATTAA
- a CDS encoding SusC/RagA family TonB-linked outer membrane protein, with the protein MRKMLHFLCMLLLLSRAAEAQDNIVTGQVRSATDGALLPGVTITVKGKTTGAITDNQGVFRLVLPPGTQVLNFTAIGFLPQDVRVTDNRKLLVQLTENVKSLDAVVVSGLASATKRANLANAVTSISAKELTGTATPQTLDNALYGKLPGADIKSNSGAPGGGLSIQLRGISSLQGASQPLYIIDGVYLNNSVIRTGRSTITGAGGKEEDDAANRLADINPDDIATVEVLKGASASAIYGTRANAGVIIITTKKGKAGRTRVSLGQEIGFAKIQHYMGSAPWDENKIRQFFPPSRQELELQRYHDALANGGPFNYEKILYGETPLLTNTHLNISGGTEKTKFYVSGNLSKENGIIKYTGFSRRSIRLNLDHQLSSRISFSINSNYINSNTDRGFTGNENNAGASLGYIIGYTPNYFNPFPDAAGNYPDNPYSESENPLALRDKAINNSNVNRFIQSGKLNIQLFSNARSSLSAAVQGGVDYLSSRTKVYFPDDLQAQRSEANPGDIVLGQENAINTNLQAFLLYQQAVGKINFSTQAGAVFLETKSYSTLNRGRGLVAKQQNISQAAVQSLLQQYDQQVKDAGIVAQEEVNFDDKLITTLGVRFDKSTLNGDANQYYAFPKASVALNVSKFSFWKSRTVSQLKLRAAYGQTGGLASFGDTYSSLQPAINGGLIGSKISGVAGNPNLKPERAGELELGIDAGFFNNRLNFEGTYYSKRVTDLIQNLTLASSTGITTKKINAAELVNKGVEIAVSGVPVSTRNLTWTSRLLFWKNTSKITRLDVPSYTTGSYGPTFGTYLIRKGYSPTTIVGVPRTKEGEYTVYGNSQPDFQSSLYNDIQFLHNFNFSFLLHWKKGGDLLNITLYNTDNGGTTKDWNDDYNHNGVPNGKDRAGTGAGVYVQDAGYLRIREVSLSYTFPKPLISRAFRNVVDQVRIGVSATNLFTVTSYPGYDPEASNFGTQAINAGTDLFQYPSSKRILFNVKVDF; encoded by the coding sequence ATGAGAAAAATGCTGCACTTCCTGTGCATGCTGCTGCTGTTATCACGGGCAGCGGAGGCCCAGGACAACATCGTTACCGGCCAGGTGAGATCCGCCACAGACGGTGCATTACTGCCAGGCGTCACCATAACGGTGAAAGGAAAAACCACAGGCGCTATTACAGACAACCAGGGCGTATTCAGATTGGTGTTACCACCGGGTACCCAGGTGCTTAACTTCACCGCTATCGGGTTCCTGCCCCAGGATGTTAGGGTAACAGACAACAGGAAGCTGCTCGTACAGCTCACAGAGAATGTAAAATCGCTGGACGCAGTAGTGGTATCCGGGCTTGCCTCCGCCACCAAACGCGCCAACCTCGCCAACGCGGTGACATCCATCTCCGCCAAAGAGCTGACCGGCACGGCCACTCCGCAAACACTTGACAATGCCCTCTATGGCAAACTCCCTGGCGCCGACATCAAAAGCAACAGTGGCGCACCCGGCGGCGGTCTCTCTATACAGCTGCGTGGTATCAGCTCACTACAGGGCGCTTCTCAGCCTCTCTATATCATCGATGGCGTGTATCTCAACAACAGCGTGATACGTACAGGAAGATCCACCATCACCGGCGCCGGCGGCAAAGAGGAAGACGATGCCGCTAACAGACTGGCAGACATCAACCCCGATGATATTGCCACCGTAGAAGTATTGAAAGGCGCTTCTGCCTCCGCTATCTACGGCACCCGCGCCAACGCCGGCGTTATCATCATCACCACCAAAAAAGGAAAGGCAGGACGCACCCGCGTAAGCCTCGGCCAGGAAATCGGCTTCGCCAAAATACAACACTACATGGGCAGCGCTCCCTGGGATGAAAACAAAATCCGTCAGTTCTTCCCACCATCCAGGCAGGAGCTGGAACTACAGCGATACCACGATGCACTCGCCAACGGCGGCCCTTTCAACTATGAAAAAATCCTGTACGGCGAAACACCCCTGCTCACAAATACACATCTCAACATCTCAGGCGGAACAGAGAAAACAAAGTTTTATGTTTCCGGTAATCTGTCTAAGGAAAACGGTATCATCAAATATACCGGCTTCTCCCGCAGATCCATACGGCTTAACCTCGATCATCAACTGAGTTCGCGTATCAGCTTCTCCATCAATTCAAACTATATCAACAGCAACACCGACAGAGGCTTTACCGGCAATGAAAACAATGCTGGCGCAAGCCTGGGATATATTATCGGTTACACACCCAACTACTTCAATCCATTCCCTGATGCAGCCGGCAACTATCCGGACAATCCCTATTCGGAATCTGAAAACCCGCTGGCACTACGCGATAAAGCCATCAACAATTCAAACGTGAACCGCTTTATACAGTCCGGCAAACTGAATATTCAACTCTTCAGCAATGCCCGCAGCAGCCTGTCTGCTGCCGTGCAGGGCGGCGTGGATTATCTCAGCAGCCGCACCAAAGTATACTTCCCCGATGATCTTCAGGCACAACGCAGCGAAGCTAATCCCGGCGATATTGTGCTGGGGCAGGAAAACGCCATCAACACCAATCTCCAGGCATTCCTCCTCTACCAGCAAGCTGTTGGCAAAATCAATTTCAGCACACAGGCCGGAGCAGTTTTCCTGGAAACAAAGTCCTACAGCACACTTAACCGCGGACGGGGACTGGTGGCCAAACAACAAAATATCTCGCAGGCAGCCGTGCAGTCGTTGTTACAGCAGTATGATCAGCAGGTAAAAGATGCCGGTATCGTAGCACAGGAAGAAGTAAACTTCGATGATAAGCTGATTACTACGCTGGGCGTGCGTTTCGACAAATCCACCTTAAATGGTGATGCGAATCAATACTATGCTTTTCCCAAAGCATCGGTGGCGTTGAATGTGAGCAAATTCAGTTTCTGGAAATCACGCACCGTTTCACAACTCAAGCTGAGAGCCGCTTACGGACAAACAGGCGGGCTGGCTTCCTTTGGCGATACCTACAGCTCTCTGCAACCAGCTATCAACGGAGGACTCATCGGTTCCAAAATATCAGGTGTGGCAGGCAATCCAAACCTTAAACCGGAACGCGCCGGTGAGCTGGAACTGGGTATCGATGCGGGTTTCTTCAATAACCGCCTCAACTTCGAAGGCACCTATTACAGCAAACGTGTGACTGACCTCATACAGAACCTCACCCTGGCTTCTTCTACCGGTATTACCACCAAGAAGATCAATGCTGCAGAACTGGTGAACAAAGGTGTGGAAATAGCGGTGAGCGGTGTGCCGGTGTCTACCCGTAATCTGACCTGGACAAGCCGTCTGCTCTTCTGGAAAAACACCAGCAAAATCACCAGGCTGGACGTACCCTCTTATACTACAGGCTCCTATGGTCCTACCTTCGGCACATACCTGATCCGCAAAGGTTACTCACCTACCACTATCGTAGGCGTACCACGAACAAAGGAAGGAGAATACACCGTATACGGCAATTCGCAGCCCGACTTCCAAAGCTCTCTATACAACGATATTCAGTTCCTCCACAATTTCAATTTTTCATTCCTGCTGCACTGGAAAAAAGGCGGCGACCTGCTGAACATCACATTGTATAACACTGACAACGGTGGTACTACCAAAGACTGGAACGATGACTATAACCACAATGGTGTACCTAATGGGAAAGACAGAGCAGGCACCGGTGCAGGTGTATACGTGCAGGACGCAGGTTATCTGCGGATCCGCGAGGTAAGCCTCAGTTATACCTTCCCCAAACCATTGATCAGCCGGGCTTTCAGGAATGTAGTAGACCAGGTGAGAATTGGTGTATCAGCCACCAACCTGTTTACCGTTACCAGTTATCCCGGTTATGATCCCGAAGCGTCCAACTTTGGTACACAGGCCATCAATGCAGGAACGGACCTCTTTCAATACCCTTCTTCCAAACGTATCCTGTTTAATGTGAAAGTGGATTTCTAA
- a CDS encoding VOC family protein produces MAVKNEGFSRANHVGIVVTNLDKSIAFYEALTGLKISNRDMIGGDRMAHVMGLDKTLIRYANLHLENLNIDLLEYEQPAPTVAKYDNNQISAMHLCFEVDDIQKAVERLKKAGIKLSGEPIVFQETDGLKNGYGTAVAYFDDPDGTHLEIIEPKGPFQRENTK; encoded by the coding sequence ATGGCAGTCAAAAATGAAGGATTCAGCCGTGCCAACCACGTTGGTATTGTTGTAACAAATCTCGATAAGTCGATTGCTTTTTACGAAGCATTGACCGGACTTAAAATCAGTAACCGCGACATGATTGGCGGAGATCGTATGGCACATGTAATGGGCCTGGATAAGACGCTGATCCGTTACGCGAATCTGCATCTAGAAAACCTCAACATTGATCTGTTGGAATATGAGCAACCGGCACCTACCGTTGCTAAATATGATAATAACCAGATCAGTGCAATGCACCTTTGTTTCGAAGTAGATGATATTCAGAAAGCCGTTGAACGGCTTAAAAAAGCCGGCATAAAATTGTCTGGCGAACCCATCGTGTTTCAGGAAACAGATGGTCTGAAAAATGGCTACGGAACTGCAGTTGCATATTTCGATGATCCCGATGGCACTCACCTGGAGATTATTGAACCTAAAGGTCCCTTCCAAAGAGAAAATACAAAGTAA
- a CDS encoding aldo/keto reductase, translating to MEYRKLGQSPLELSAITYGAFAIGGNMWGGNERQDSIAAIHASIDHGVTSLDTAPFYGFGLSEELIGDALVGKDRTKVQILTKFGLVWDGSNEGKGEYFFDAEENGKKIPVYKYAAKQNVIKEVEESLKRLKTDYIDLLQLHWPDASTPIDETMEALSSLLQQGKIRAAGVSNYSLADVETAYKTLNLASNQVSYSMLNRSIEQDLVPYTTAHNIGIIAYSPLERGLLSGKYFADAKLKSDDHRNGYFGQFNPEKVKALLAALQPLAESKKASLAQLVLRWTSLQRGITVVLAGARNADQAASNARAMDISLSNDELQFIHKELAKLQ from the coding sequence ATGGAATACAGAAAATTAGGACAGTCTCCACTCGAATTATCCGCCATTACATATGGCGCATTCGCTATCGGAGGCAATATGTGGGGTGGGAATGAACGGCAGGACTCGATTGCGGCTATCCACGCTTCTATCGATCATGGTGTTACTTCCCTGGATACTGCGCCATTTTACGGCTTTGGACTCAGTGAAGAACTGATTGGTGATGCACTGGTAGGCAAGGATCGTACAAAAGTACAAATACTGACCAAATTCGGTTTGGTATGGGACGGAAGCAATGAAGGGAAAGGTGAATATTTCTTTGATGCGGAAGAGAACGGCAAAAAAATACCGGTATATAAATATGCAGCTAAGCAAAACGTGATAAAGGAAGTAGAGGAAAGCCTCAAACGGCTGAAGACGGATTACATCGACCTGCTGCAGCTGCACTGGCCGGATGCGTCCACTCCTATTGATGAAACAATGGAAGCATTGTCTTCCTTACTGCAGCAAGGAAAAATCAGAGCAGCGGGTGTAAGCAACTACAGCCTTGCAGACGTTGAAACAGCCTACAAAACACTGAATCTTGCTTCCAACCAGGTTTCCTACAGTATGTTAAACAGAAGTATTGAACAGGATTTAGTGCCTTATACAACCGCACATAATATCGGAATCATCGCTTACAGTCCGCTTGAAAGGGGCTTACTGTCCGGCAAATACTTTGCTGATGCGAAATTAAAGTCAGATGATCACCGTAATGGTTATTTCGGACAGTTTAATCCTGAAAAGGTTAAAGCGCTGTTAGCAGCACTACAGCCGCTGGCAGAGAGCAAAAAGGCTTCGCTGGCACAATTGGTACTCCGTTGGACTTCACTGCAAAGAGGAATAACCGTAGTGCTGGCCGGCGCAAGAAATGCCGATCAAGCTGCCAGCAACGCCAGAGCTATGGACATTTCCCTGTCTAACGACGAATTACAGTTCATCCATAAAGAGCTGGCAAAACTTCAGTAG
- a CDS encoding PDDEXK nuclease domain-containing protein: MDAKEVINIEKLVRSIQETNQYFLNQAQKQVNTALTLRNWVIGFYIIEYEQHGEDRAAYGQRLYKEIAAKLKKEGVSSIRERHLYLCKDFYKAYPHILQTASAKLYLNDLQGVVILRTASAKSVASENVTNQSIAESAQTAPDLLLSRLSFSHFIELLKSDTLLKRNFYEIETIKNNWSVRDLQRAINSMLFERTGLSSDKHAIFHADAGQMNVYLNYYKEHEMNEGDNPPVGIILCANKNENLVRYATAGLPQQVFVSKYLINLPSETELAKIIEEEQYKLEVDI; encoded by the coding sequence ATGGATGCAAAAGAAGTTATCAATATTGAAAAACTGGTTCGCAGTATTCAGGAAACCAACCAATATTTTTTAAATCAGGCCCAAAAACAGGTGAATACTGCCTTAACATTGCGCAATTGGGTAATAGGTTTTTATATCATAGAATATGAGCAGCATGGAGAGGATCGCGCTGCATATGGACAAAGGTTGTATAAGGAAATTGCAGCTAAACTTAAAAAAGAAGGGGTGTCATCTATCAGAGAACGACACTTATACTTATGTAAAGACTTCTACAAGGCATATCCTCATATTTTGCAGACAGCGTCCGCAAAATTGTATCTGAATGATTTACAGGGTGTTGTGATTTTGCGGACAGCGTCCGCAAAATCAGTAGCCTCCGAAAATGTAACGAACCAGTCAATAGCTGAAAGTGCCCAAACTGCTCCGGATCTTTTACTGAGCAGGCTTAGTTTTTCTCATTTTATAGAGTTGCTAAAGTCGGATACACTTTTAAAACGTAATTTCTATGAGATAGAAACCATTAAGAATAATTGGAGTGTACGTGATTTACAGCGGGCAATAAATAGTATGTTGTTTGAGCGAACTGGATTAAGCAGCGATAAACATGCCATATTTCACGCAGACGCTGGCCAGATGAATGTTTACTTGAATTACTATAAAGAGCATGAAATGAACGAAGGAGATAATCCGCCTGTAGGTATTATATTATGTGCGAATAAAAATGAAAATCTGGTAAGGTATGCAACTGCGGGTTTACCACAACAGGTCTTTGTATCAAAATATCTTATTAATCTGCCTAGTGAAACTGAGTTAGCGAAAATTATTGAAGAAGAGCAGTATAAACTGGAAGTAGATATTTAA
- a CDS encoding alkene reductase, whose protein sequence is MIVFEKFSKGNFELLNRVVMAPMTRARNPNGIPNEMNAEYYEQRSGIDGAGLVITEGTAISPTSTGVLHIPGLYTQEQVNGWKLVTRAVQKTGSKIFTQLWHVGRVSHITNQPGRIQPVGPSEIQASNSYAWGYDDNGKENFLISSKPRRLTVTGIKGIVDDFAVAAANAIKAGFDGVELHGANGYLIEQFLNPYINDRTDEYGGSVENRSRFLLEAIDASIAAIGASKVAIRLTPYGGLHELPHYDEIEATYKYLAEELSKRKIAYIHIMDQKSRGSYALPDGFLARFRHWYDGVLILAGGMDKTKAESFLNEGLVDLIAFGEPFIANPDLVPRLKNDWPLNEPDRSLHYGGAEHGYTDYTTYKSVN, encoded by the coding sequence ATGATAGTTTTTGAAAAATTCAGTAAAGGAAACTTTGAATTATTAAATAGGGTAGTAATGGCACCGATGACCCGTGCCCGTAATCCCAACGGCATCCCCAACGAAATGAATGCCGAGTATTATGAACAAAGAAGTGGAATAGATGGCGCTGGTCTTGTTATTACAGAAGGTACAGCGATATCCCCAACTTCCACAGGCGTATTACATATACCCGGTTTATACACACAGGAACAGGTGAATGGCTGGAAACTCGTTACCAGGGCTGTTCAGAAAACAGGTAGTAAGATATTCACACAGTTATGGCATGTGGGAAGAGTTTCCCATATCACCAATCAACCCGGAAGAATACAACCTGTTGGCCCTTCTGAGATTCAGGCCTCCAACTCGTATGCATGGGGCTATGATGATAATGGCAAAGAGAATTTTTTGATTTCTTCCAAACCGCGCAGACTAACCGTTACCGGGATAAAGGGCATTGTAGATGATTTTGCTGTTGCCGCTGCCAACGCAATTAAAGCAGGCTTTGATGGTGTGGAGTTACACGGTGCCAACGGTTATCTGATCGAGCAGTTCCTGAATCCATATATCAACGACAGAACAGATGAATACGGTGGGAGTGTGGAAAATCGCAGTCGTTTTCTCCTGGAAGCAATAGATGCAAGCATTGCAGCAATAGGAGCATCAAAAGTGGCCATCCGCCTTACTCCATACGGCGGCTTGCATGAACTGCCCCACTATGATGAAATTGAAGCTACCTACAAATACCTGGCAGAGGAATTATCCAAAAGGAAGATTGCCTATATCCACATCATGGACCAAAAGTCCAGAGGGAGTTATGCATTGCCTGATGGGTTTTTGGCAAGATTCCGCCACTGGTACGATGGAGTATTGATCCTCGCAGGAGGAATGGACAAAACAAAGGCGGAATCATTCCTGAACGAAGGATTGGTAGACCTGATCGCATTTGGCGAACCATTTATTGCGAATCCTGACCTCGTTCCCCGTTTAAAAAATGACTGGCCACTGAATGAACCCGACCGGAGCCTCCACTATGGCGGTGCTGAGCATGGGTATACCGATTACACAACTTATAAAAGTGTTAACTAA
- a CDS encoding cyclase family protein yields MKTTIFNKVSAWTSAIMIAVLPAFGQSHTSINVADTSWYRSPYGPNDEIGAVNLLTPDVVLAATKLVKTGKTYPLAVPIDKNLPAFRHRSFHLYNIQPGEQGGRTLGPNKFSFNDELVNGWTGVGTQLNGIGHIGIDNVYYNGNKAVDFVTVEGVKKLGIEKVPPMVTRGVVLDMTAHYGKKIVPGGTEFTVADIQAVLKKEGITLRKGDVVLFNTGWLELIGKDNKQFLEVEPGIGMEAAQWLADQGIVAFGGDTWASEVYPNPKSNEEFPINQFMLAKRGIYNLELIDSRPLVRDKVWEFLFVLGQPLYIGSTQVNINPVAIH; encoded by the coding sequence ATGAAAACAACAATTTTTAATAAAGTATCTGCATGGACAAGTGCGATCATGATCGCCGTACTGCCTGCATTTGGACAAAGCCACACTTCCATTAATGTGGCAGATACAAGCTGGTATCGTTCTCCCTATGGTCCAAATGATGAGATCGGGGCTGTCAATCTTTTGACACCGGATGTAGTCCTTGCGGCAACCAAATTGGTTAAGACAGGCAAAACCTATCCGCTGGCGGTGCCTATAGATAAGAATCTTCCTGCATTTCGCCACCGCAGTTTTCACCTGTATAACATACAGCCCGGCGAGCAAGGCGGCAGAACTCTTGGCCCCAACAAATTCAGCTTTAATGATGAACTGGTGAATGGCTGGACCGGCGTAGGCACGCAGCTCAATGGTATTGGCCACATTGGTATTGACAATGTTTACTATAATGGCAACAAAGCAGTGGATTTTGTTACCGTAGAAGGAGTTAAGAAACTGGGTATTGAGAAGGTACCGCCTATGGTTACACGTGGTGTAGTACTGGATATGACAGCACACTATGGAAAGAAAATAGTTCCCGGCGGCACAGAGTTCACCGTTGCTGATATACAGGCAGTACTGAAGAAAGAAGGGATCACGCTGCGCAAAGGAGATGTAGTGCTGTTTAATACCGGTTGGCTGGAATTAATTGGAAAAGATAACAAACAGTTTCTGGAAGTTGAACCGGGCATTGGTATGGAAGCAGCACAATGGCTCGCTGACCAGGGTATCGTTGCTTTTGGAGGAGACACCTGGGCATCAGAAGTATATCCGAACCCAAAGAGTAATGAAGAATTTCCTATTAACCAGTTTATGCTGGCTAAAAGGGGAATTTATAACCTGGAGCTGATCGATAGCCGCCCGCTGGTACGTGATAAAGTATGGGAATTCCTGTTTGTATTGGGACAGCCTTTATATATAGGTTCCACACAGGTGAACATTAACCCTGTCGCCATTCATTGA
- a CDS encoding aldo/keto reductase produces the protein MKKIKIGTTQLETAPLNLGGNVFGWTLDEKQSFDILDAFAESGFNFIDTADTYSYWVTGNNGGESERIIGNWMKARHNRDKIIIATKVGYENNERPADISSSNIIKTIEESLSRLQTDYIDLYYTHKDDGKTPVEETLEAHTKLVRDGKVRHIGASNLSVENLVASLAYSDKHGIPPYEVYQPHYNLVARKEYESSYAPVIDKFKLAVLPYYSLASGFLTGKYHTEADFNKSQRGGGVKQYLNEKGLAILTALDQVSDKHQTVPATIALAWLLTRPHVVAPIVSATSRSQLKTLTDAPSIVLDKEDIALLDAASAF, from the coding sequence ATGAAAAAGATTAAAATAGGAACAACGCAATTAGAGACCGCACCCCTCAATCTGGGTGGGAACGTCTTTGGATGGACATTGGATGAAAAACAGTCTTTTGATATATTGGATGCATTTGCTGAGTCAGGATTTAATTTTATAGATACAGCAGACACTTACTCATACTGGGTTACCGGTAATAATGGAGGCGAATCAGAGCGTATTATCGGCAACTGGATGAAAGCCCGCCACAACCGCGATAAAATAATTATCGCTACCAAGGTAGGCTATGAAAACAATGAGCGTCCCGCAGATATCAGCAGCAGCAATATCATCAAAACCATAGAAGAATCATTGAGTCGTCTGCAAACAGATTACATCGATCTCTATTATACACATAAAGATGACGGTAAGACGCCGGTGGAAGAAACACTGGAAGCTCATACCAAACTGGTGAGGGATGGAAAAGTAAGACATATCGGTGCATCCAATTTAAGCGTGGAAAACCTGGTGGCTTCCCTGGCCTATTCAGACAAGCATGGAATCCCACCGTATGAAGTATATCAGCCTCACTACAACCTGGTAGCACGGAAGGAATATGAATCGTCTTATGCCCCTGTAATAGATAAGTTTAAGCTGGCCGTATTACCCTATTACTCCCTTGCATCGGGTTTTCTCACCGGCAAATACCACACTGAAGCCGATTTCAATAAGAGCCAGCGCGGTGGAGGTGTGAAACAATACCTGAATGAAAAAGGCCTTGCAATACTAACCGCACTGGACCAGGTATCCGATAAACATCAAACAGTACCAGCTACTATTGCATTGGCCTGGTTATTAACAAGACCGCATGTGGTAGCTCCTATCGTGAGTGCTACTTCAAGGAGTCAGTTAAAAACACTGACCGATGCACCATCCATTGTTCTGGACAAAGAAGATATTGCATTACTGGATGCTGCAAGCGCTTTTTAA